From one Geoalkalibacter halelectricus genomic stretch:
- a CDS encoding helix-turn-helix transcriptional regulator has protein sequence MNLSRNTLPETGYLRLSQILGSPKADPPIPPLIPISKSTWWAGVKEKRFPAPVKLGPRTTVWRVEDILALIEGTYEPPAGSDHSACQ, from the coding sequence ATGAATCTTTCGCGAAACACCCTGCCCGAAACCGGTTATCTGAGGTTGAGCCAGATTCTCGGCTCTCCCAAGGCCGATCCGCCCATCCCGCCGCTCATCCCCATCTCCAAGAGCACCTGGTGGGCCGGCGTCAAGGAGAAGCGCTTTCCCGCTCCGGTCAAACTCGGCCCGCGCACCACCGTGTGGCGCGTCGAGGACATCCTGGCGCTGATCGAGGGCACCTACGAGCCGCCCGCCGGGTCCGATCATTCCGCCTGTCAATGA